A region of the Rhizobium binae genome:
ATCCACCGGAGGCATGACGCCACGTCCGTCGCCGCCGCCAGTTCGGCCTGCCCTTTCATCTGATTCCGAGACCCTGTCGATGACCGTTAAGATTACTAGCGCGGCCGCGGTGAATGCACTTTCGGTGCTGCGCAGCATCAACAAAGAAGCCAGCCAGACCCAGCAGCAAGTGTCTTCCGGATATCGGATCGAGACGGCCGCCGACGACGCCTCTTACTGGTCGGTCGCGACCGTCATGCGTTCGGACAGCACCAATCTCGGCACGATCGGCGACGCGCTCGGTCTCGGCGCCGCCAAGGTGGATGCGACCTATACGGCGATGACGTCGGCGATCGATCTCGTCACCCAGATTCGCACCAAGCTGGTTGCGGCAAGAGAACCCGGCACCGACAAGGACAAGATCAACGCCGAGATCAGCGAATACAAGGACCAGCTGAGGACCGTCGTTGAATCGACGTCCTTTGCAGGGGAGAACTGGTTGCTGAACAGTGACAAGGCAGCGCCGCCGACATGGTCGGTCATTTCGGGCTTCGTGCGCGCCTCGACCGGCGAATACCAGGCTCAGAGCATCGACTTCCCGTCGTCGCAGACCATTCTCATCGACAAGAACAATGCGAGCGGCGGCCTGTTCACCAAGGCAGTCGATGCCCAGGCGATCAACAATAGCGGCACGGGACCGCGGAACTATTACCTGCTGGACGCCGATTCGACGACGCCGGCGACAGGCACGGAAGTCGCGATCGACAAGAACACCACCGACGCCCAGCTCGCCGACATGCTCGATGTGACCGACTCTCTGCTCGCCTCGCTGACGACGACATCCGCCTCGATCGGAGTGATGAAGGCGCGGATCGACGATCAGATCGACTACACCGCCGATTTGTCCGATTCGATCGACAAGAGTGTCGGCGCGCTCGTCGATACCGATATGGACGAGGCTGCGATCCGGCAAAAGGCGATCGAAACCCAGAAACAGATGGCCGTCGAAGCGATCTCGATCCTGAACACGGCTGCAAGCAAGATCCTCATTCTGCTGGAATAGAGCGGGGCGCGATCGTCGATGGCGGCGGCGCCATTCATCCTCGCGCAAGTTTGACTTCCTAGTTTCCGGCATGAAGGCATCGTCCGAAATCATGCCGGCGCAAGGTCAAGCCCTTCGCTGCGAAGGACATGTCGCGCGCAAGGTCATTTTGATCGGGGGCAGCATGCCGCATGTCTCCCGGACGCTGGATGGTTTCTATGAGCATTTCGCTTTCTCGGTATTTGAAGGATTTCGGCGAACCGAAACCGTCGGCACCGATCATCGACATCGACGATTTCCCCGGCGATGCTTTTCCCGAGGCGCCGAGCGAGCCGCCGGTCGACGTCGAGGCGGAGCGTCGCGATGCCTATGCGCAGGGCCATGCCGCGGCGACCGCTGATTTGACCGAGAAATACGAAAGCGAAGCGCGCGCTCTGGCCGAGGTAAATGCACGCGAGCTCGAAGAACTGAAGCTCCGCTATGAAGTCGAGGCGGCCGCGGTCATCGCATCGCGCGTCCGTGATATCGCCGAGGAGATCGCGCAGCTGGTCAGCGCCGGCGCGGCTGCGGCCATTGCGCCGGTCATGACGGAAGCGCTTGCGGCCAAGGCCGCCGAAAGCCTCGCCGCATTGCTGCGCGACGCGATCCTCGAGGGGGCTGCCGGACCGATCGTCGTCAGGGGGCCGACCCGGCTCTTTAACATATTGAAGGCCGAGCTCGGCGAACATGCCACGGTGGTTCGCCACCTGAAGAGCGACGATATCGATCTTGCCGTCGAAATCGGTGACTCCGTCATCGTCACCCGTATGTCCGCCTGGGCGGCCAGCTTGAAGAAAGTTCTCGAATGAGCGAAGGCGAAAACCATCACCACGGCAGGAACGAGATCATCATCGTCAAGCGGCATGGCGGCGGTGATCACGATGGTGCCCATGGCGGTGCGTGGAAAATTGCCTATGCCGACTTCATGACGGCGATGATGGCGTTCTTCCTGGTCATGTGGCTGGTCAACGCCGCCAATGAGGAAACCAAGGCCGCGGTTGCGACCTATTTCAATCCGATCAAGCTCGCCGACGAAAAGCCGACGGAGAAGGGCCTGAAGAAGCCCGTCGACCATGCCGAGGGCGAGGAGAAGAAGGAAAAGTCGAAACAGAAGGAAGAGAATCCGACCGAGGGCAAGTCCGCCGCGGATGGTGACGACCAGACATCGACTTCGGGCGACCAGACCAATTATTCCGAAGCCGACTTCTTTGAAAATCCCTATTCGGTTCTTGCCGAGATCGCACAGGAAGTCGGCCAGCAGGCCAATGTCAGCGCCAAGGGCGATGGCGGCGCGGCCGATTCCGGCCCGGCGACCGGCGCCGATGGTGGCGAAGCCTATCGCGATCCCTTCGATCCGGATTTCTGGACGAAGCAGGTCGAGGTAACAACGGCTGGAAAAACCCTGCCGCCTGGCAAGAGCGAGGAGCAGGCGGCCGAAAGCGAGGCGACCCAGGTTGCCAAGGCAGAGGATATGAAGCCGGTACCCTTGGCGACCGACCAGAAGCCAGTCAAGGACGTCAAGGAGACCAAGGGAACCAAGGAAACCAAGGGCGCCGCCGGGACCAAGGACGGCAAGGCGACGGATGGCAAGACGTCCGATGACAAGAAGGCGGAGACCGAGAAGGACACCGATCATCGGAAGGACGCCGACAAGAGCAAGGCCGAGACCGAACAGCAGAAGAAGCAGGCGGACGAGCTTCAGAAGCAGATCGCCCAACAGATTGGCGGCGTTGCCGGCAAACTTGCCGAAGGCCTGACGGTGACGGCATCCGAAGGCGGCCTGCTGGTCAGCATCTCCGACCAGAACGACGATTCGATGTTCAATATCGGTTCCGCTGTTCCGCGCCAGGAGATGGTGCTCGCCATGGAAAGGATCGGTACGATCCTGAAGGAGAGGGGCGGCGCCGTTGCCATCCGCGGCCACACGGACGGGCGCCAGTACAAGGGCACGCAGAACGAGAATTGGCGGCTTTCGATGGATCGCGCCCAGAGTGCCTACTACATGCTCGTGCGCGGCGGCCTGGACGAGAAGCGCATCTCGCAGGTCTCCGGCTTCGCCGACCGTCGGTTGAAGCTGCCTGCCGACCCGTTCAACGCGGCCAACCGCC
Encoded here:
- a CDS encoding flagellin N-terminal helical domain-containing protein → MTVKITSAAAVNALSVLRSINKEASQTQQQVSSGYRIETAADDASYWSVATVMRSDSTNLGTIGDALGLGAAKVDATYTAMTSAIDLVTQIRTKLVAAREPGTDKDKINAEISEYKDQLRTVVESTSFAGENWLLNSDKAAPPTWSVISGFVRASTGEYQAQSIDFPSSQTILIDKNNASGGLFTKAVDAQAINNSGTGPRNYYLLDADSTTPATGTEVAIDKNTTDAQLADMLDVTDSLLASLTTTSASIGVMKARIDDQIDYTADLSDSIDKSVGALVDTDMDEAAIRQKAIETQKQMAVEAISILNTAASKILILLE
- a CDS encoding MotB family protein gives rise to the protein MSEGENHHHGRNEIIIVKRHGGGDHDGAHGGAWKIAYADFMTAMMAFFLVMWLVNAANEETKAAVATYFNPIKLADEKPTEKGLKKPVDHAEGEEKKEKSKQKEENPTEGKSAADGDDQTSTSGDQTNYSEADFFENPYSVLAEIAQEVGQQANVSAKGDGGAADSGPATGADGGEAYRDPFDPDFWTKQVEVTTAGKTLPPGKSEEQAAESEATQVAKAEDMKPVPLATDQKPVKDVKETKGTKETKGAAGTKDGKATDGKTSDDKKAETEKDTDHRKDADKSKAETEQQKKQADELQKQIAQQIGGVAGKLAEGLTVTASEGGLLVSISDQNDDSMFNIGSAVPRQEMVLAMERIGTILKERGGAVAIRGHTDGRQYKGTQNENWRLSMDRAQSAYYMLVRGGLDEKRISQVSGFADRRLKLPADPFNAANRRIEILVQAD